From the Eleutherodactylus coqui strain aEleCoq1 chromosome 7, aEleCoq1.hap1, whole genome shotgun sequence genome, one window contains:
- the LOC136573601 gene encoding potassium voltage-gated channel subfamily V member 2-like, which produces MKEICTRGKALSATVRFGEHTHSLTDIYKGNVYATFTERSSEHEDQDVFQSAKQHINPFILTLNVGGKIFYIDCLAAAKYPVTRIGRIATCADPIKRLDLCDEYSVQRNEYFFDRDPTVFCYIFHFYRSGILWIMDELCPLNFVEEIEYWGINIHYTHNCCRTLFHEHQDELKEHIKIQKDLQAELERHDHEKHFEGKWLGNLRKQIWDLLENPYSSIPAKILAIVSSLFVLLSVVTMCLSTVEELKHLNLYGVSYMEHMEFACVIFFTTEYVMRLLSTSDIRRFLKTVLNIVDLVAILPFYIQIIFERFSEEANVHQHHDDIERMERVGQLGKVLKIIRLMRIFRILKLARHSIGLRAFGFTIRQCYQQVCCLFLFIAMGVFTFSALMHSVEHDIPGTNFTSIPDAWWWAAVSISTVGYGDTIPDTILGRIVAFLCISFGIILNGMPISILYNRFSDFYAKLKAHETTGVVKIGTEIRFKERIMEKIKTCCATRQNTR; this is translated from the exons ATGAAGGAGATCTGTACTAGAGGGAAAGCCCTTTCTGCCACAGTCAGGTTTGGAGAACACACTCACAGCCTAACGGATATCTACAAAGGCAATGTGTATGCTACTTTTACCGAGAGGAGCTCGGAACATGAAGACCAAGATGTTTTTCAGTCGGCCAAACAACATATCAATCCTTTCATCCTCACCCTCAATGTTGGAGGAAAAATATTCTACATTGATTGTTTAGCAGCAGCGAAATACCCCGTCACCAGAATTGGAAGAATTGCAACTTGTGCCGATCCTATAAAAAGATTAGATCTTTGTGATGAATATTCAGTGCAGAGGAATGAATATTTCTTTGACCGGGATCCTACAGTCTTCTGCTACATATTCCATTTCTATCGCAGCGGCATCTTATGGATAATGGATGAACTTTGCCCTCTTAACTTTGTTGAGGAAATAGAATACTGGGGCATTAATATCCATTATACACATAACTGTTGTCGTACTCTTTTTCATGAACATCAAGATGAACTGAAGGAGCATATTAAGATACAGAAAGACCTGCAAGCTGAACTCGAACGTCATGATCATGAAAAGCACTTTGAAGGCAAGTGGCTTGGAAATTTGCGGAAACAGATATGGGATTTACTGGAAAATCCATACTCTTCTATTCCAGCTAAGATTTTGGCCATAGTGTCCAGCCTTTTTGTCTTGCTTTCTGTTGTAACCATGTGTCTCAGTACAGTAGAGGAACTCAAACATCTGAACCTCTATGGCGTATCCTATATGGAACATATGGAATTTGCCTGTGTGATCTTCTTCACCACGGAGTATGTCATGAGACTATTATCAACTTCAGATATCAGAAGATTCCTAAAAACCGTGTTAAACATTGTAGACCTTGTTGCCATATTACCATTTTATATTCAGATTATATTTGAGAGGTTCTCTGAAGAAGCAAATGTGCATCAGCACCATGATGATATAGAGAGGATGGAAAGAGTGGGGCAACTTGGAAAAGTGCTGAAAATAATTAGGCTTATGCGGATATTTCGAATCTTAAAACTAGCCCGTCATTCCATTGGGCTGAGAGCTTTTGGTTTCACCATCCGCCAGTGCTACCAACAAGTTTGCTGCTTGTTTTTGTTCATTGCAATGGGTGTGTTTACGTTCTCTGCTCTGATGCACTCCGTTGAACATGATATACCTGGCACTAATTTCACCAGTATTCCAGATGCCTGGTGGTGGGCAGCG gTCAGCATTTCCACTGTGGGATACGGTGATACAATTCCTGATACAATTTTGGGGAGGATTGTAGCCTTTCTGTGTATATCGTTTGGGATTATTTTGAATGGCATGCCAATATCCATACTTTACAACCGATTTTCTGACTTTTATGCAAAACTAAAAGCACATGAAACTACCGGAGTTGTGAAAATTGGTACTGAAATCAGATTTAAGGAGAGGATCATGGAGAAGATAAAAACCTGCTGTGCCACAAGACAAAACACAAGATGA